Genomic window (Paenibacillus sp. PK3_47):
GGCATCAAAGATACCAAGACCCGTTCCGCCCGCTACGTTGAAAATAACATCCACACCCGAGTTGTACTGGATCAGCGACAATTCTTTACCTTTGGCAGGGTTCACGAAATCGCCGGCATAAGATACAGCAACTTTTACATCAGGATCCACGTACTGCGCACCTTGAATGTAGCCTACGAGGAACGCATTGATTCCCGGAATATCCATCCCGCCGACAAACCCGATCACATTCTCCGGATTGGCATTCGGCATATCAGACTGTGTAGCCAGTGCCGCTACAGCACCTGCCAGGAAGGAAACTTCATTGGTTGAATAAGACATGTTGTACATGTTCGCCGGAGCGTCTTCGATATCTGTGTCGTAGTTGATGAATTTTTTGTCCGGATTTGCTTCAGCTGTCATATTGAACATTTCTGTGATTTCCGATCCGCCCGAGATGACTACATCCCAGTCTTCAGCGGCAATATCGTTAAAGGTAGGCTCCCATTTCGTTTTGTCTGTACCCATTTCCACTACCTTGGTCTCTGCGCCAAGCTCATCTTTTACTCTTTGCAGACCGTTGTTGGCCGCATCAAAAAATGATTTATCTCCAAGCGTCCCCGGAATCAGCAGTACAACCTTCAGCTTGTCCCCCGAGGCTTCCCCGCCAGCTGCATTACTTCCCGTGTTTGCCGTGTTTGCTGTGTTTCCATTACTTGCTGTGTTATTTCCGCATGCAGTGACAATGACCATTACCGTGAGCAACAATAAAGCTAGAATGTTCTTTTTCATTTGTTCCTGTTACACCCCTGTTGTTTGTAGTTGGTATACCGCCGAGATATGTCATAAAAGACCAATTGCACGATTTGTGTTACAGCTGCGGATACATCATTTTGCTGAAATTTCATAAAATTACTGAATATAAGCAAATTACTTTCAAAAGCAAACGTTACATTGGTTTGAAACCCTTTAAACGGGGTAATTTCCGAACGAGATGGCCAGTCAGGTTGCGAATCTTCCGTTTAATTGATACGATCATAACAAATACAGCAGCAAATATTTATATACTTTCGGTCATCTTTTTGTATGATTTGGCTAAAAGATAAAAAATACGGAGGATCATCATGGATCGTGTCCTATATATTGTCAATGCGGAGCATGAAGCGAATACCCACATCCCGCCGCACCAGCATGAATGCTTCGAACTGGTCTACTACATTCACGGGCTCGGCACCTGCAGTATCGGCCAGCGCAGCTATCATTTCCGGCCCCATTCCTTTGCGCTGATTCCGCCCAATTTCAAGCATGACGAGAACCATCAGCCCCGCTCCGAGGTGCTGTTCATCGGCTTTCACTGCGGGAATCCCAATATCGGTACATTGTCCGGCGTTTTTGAGGATGACAAGGAACAGACGGTGCTGCAGACGCTGCGGCGGATGAATGAAGAGTTCAAACGCAAGCGTGACGGCTTCGCGGAACTGCTGAACCTGCAGCTGAGCGAGATTACCGTGTATCTGCAGCGGCTGATGGGAGGCTCGGGCTTTCAATCCCCTGCACAGGATCAGATGCAGTATGTGCTGAACTATATGGATGAGCATTACCGTCATAAACTGTCGGTCTCCTCGCTCTCCGAGATGTCAGGTTACAGCTACGACCGGTTCCGGCATTTATTCAAAGAGCGGTTCGGTCATTCACCTCACAGGTATCTTTTGCTGAAGCGCCTAAATTATGCCAAGTCCCTGCTTCTGCATACCCAAATGCCTATTTCTGAAGTATCCGCCACCGCCGGGTTCGTGAATGACGCCCAGTTCTGCAATATGTTCAAAAGAGAGATCGGCCTCTCACCGCGTACCTTCCGGATCAGCAACAAAGTAAATTAAGACGACGTAATGGAGGGTTTTCAATATGACACCAAAGCTGATTTTAATAGAGGGACTGCCAGGATCGGGTAAATCAACAACAGCCAGGCTTGTTCATGACATTTTAACGGATATGAAGCTTAATTCCCGGCTGTATGTAGAAGGAGATTTGGATCATCCTGCCGATTATGATGGTGTTGCCTGGTTCACGCCCCATTCATTCGGAAATTTATTGAGCAGCCATGAGCAGTATAGAGATTTCTTGCTGGCCCATACCTTGAGACAGGGTGAGCATTACTTTCTCGAATACCGCAAAATCAAAAATGAATACGGGGCAGATTTTCCGGATGAACTGATGGAGGCTATTTTCAAAAATGATATATATGAACTGCCGCTGGAGCAGAACCGCAAGCTGATCGCTGAGCGGTGGAAGAAGTTCACAGAAAGTGCTGCAGCCGGCCGGGACACCTTTATCTTTGATTGCTGCTTTATCCAAAACCCGGTAACCGTTGGGATGATTAAATACGATGCCGGGAAAGAAGATGTTGTAAGTTATGTTGAAGAATTGGCGGCGGTTGTCCGGCAGCTGAATCCGTTGTTAATTTACGTGGAGCAGAACGATCTGGATTATTCCTTCCGGAAGGCAGTTAAGGAAAGGCCCGCAGCCTGGTCGGAGGGATTTATAGAATATTATACTAGTCAGGGATATGGAAAAATCCGGGGCTGTAAGGGGTTAGAAGGCACCCTGCAGGTTCTGGAGGCCAGAAGCCGGTTGGAGGAAGAGATATATAACGGTCTTGAAGTGGCCAAGGTTAAGGTAAATAACTCTTCATATGACTTGAGCAGTTACAAGCAAGTGTTGGCGGGAATTGTATCAGCGTATTTCACTTCAGCACCATGACTTCAATTAATGTGTCAGCAAAAAAAGAGGCCATCTCCAAATGCAAAAGGAGACTGCCTCTTTTTTACTTTTCCCCGTCATAAGCTGTTCATCTGAGCTCTTACACCTTCAGCTGGAGTAGACTTCTGCAGCTGTGTTACTGGCAGCCTTTGCCTCTGCTGCATACAGTAC
Coding sequences:
- a CDS encoding BMP family ABC transporter substrate-binding protein — its product is MLLTVMVIVTACGNNTASNGNTANTANTGSNAAGGEASGDKLKVVLLIPGTLGDKSFFDAANNGLQRVKDELGAETKVVEMGTDKTKWEPTFNDIAAEDWDVVISGGSEITEMFNMTAEANPDKKFINYDTDIEDAPANMYNMSYSTNEVSFLAGAVAALATQSDMPNANPENVIGFVGGMDIPGINAFLVGYIQGAQYVDPDVKVAVSYAGDFVNPAKGKELSLIQYNSGVDVIFNVAGGTGLGIFDAAKEKTQYAIGVDSDQGMLLKDTDSEKANLIVTSAIKKIDSAILGAVTKLQDGTLEMGKRDVLGFVEDGVGIAENGIYKEVFPADLQAKVEEVKQKLISKEITVDNAMGMETSEVEAIRNAVKP
- a CDS encoding AraC family transcriptional regulator, with product MDRVLYIVNAEHEANTHIPPHQHECFELVYYIHGLGTCSIGQRSYHFRPHSFALIPPNFKHDENHQPRSEVLFIGFHCGNPNIGTLSGVFEDDKEQTVLQTLRRMNEEFKRKRDGFAELLNLQLSEITVYLQRLMGGSGFQSPAQDQMQYVLNYMDEHYRHKLSVSSLSEMSGYSYDRFRHLFKERFGHSPHRYLLLKRLNYAKSLLLHTQMPISEVSATAGFVNDAQFCNMFKREIGLSPRTFRISNKVN